A window of the Gemmatirosa kalamazoonensis genome harbors these coding sequences:
- a CDS encoding MIP/aquaporin family protein produces the protein MRDSLRHFVAEFVGTFALVFVGGAALMMAQGGAGSLGTVAAAHGLILAVMVSAVMRISGHFNPAVTLGFLVTRRIQPLMAAVYVVAQLVGAMAAAYLHKAVVPSDVYAAAHGGTLSIASTVSGGQAFGLEAVATFFLVFTVFGTAVDPQAPKVGGFAIGLTVAADILAIGPMTGAAMNPARAFGPAVAFGQWEGQLIYWVAPIVGGVVAALLYDQLFLPRAPEMPGSGAVQPAKGRGAPREHAV, from the coding sequence ATGAGAGATTCCCTCCGTCACTTCGTCGCGGAGTTCGTCGGCACGTTCGCGCTCGTCTTCGTCGGCGGCGCGGCGCTCATGATGGCGCAGGGCGGCGCGGGATCGCTCGGCACGGTCGCCGCCGCGCACGGGCTGATCCTCGCCGTGATGGTCTCCGCGGTGATGCGCATCTCCGGCCACTTCAACCCGGCCGTCACGCTCGGCTTCCTCGTCACGCGGCGCATCCAGCCGCTCATGGCCGCGGTGTACGTCGTCGCGCAGCTCGTCGGCGCGATGGCGGCCGCGTACCTCCACAAGGCGGTGGTGCCGAGCGACGTGTACGCCGCGGCGCATGGCGGCACGCTGTCCATCGCGTCCACGGTGAGCGGCGGCCAGGCGTTCGGGCTCGAGGCCGTCGCGACGTTCTTCCTCGTGTTCACCGTGTTCGGCACCGCGGTCGACCCGCAGGCGCCGAAGGTCGGCGGCTTCGCCATCGGGCTCACGGTGGCGGCGGACATCCTCGCCATCGGCCCGATGACGGGCGCCGCGATGAACCCGGCGCGCGCGTTCGGGCCCGCCGTCGCGTTCGGTCAGTGGGAGGGGCAGCTCATCTACTGGGTCGCCCCCATCGTGGGCGGTGTGGTCGCGGCGCTGCTCTACGACCAGCTCTTCCTCCCGCGCGCGCCCGAGATGCCAGGCAGCGGCGCGGTGCAGCCGGCCAAGGGGCGCGGCGCGCCGCGCGAGCACGCAGTCTGA
- a CDS encoding DUF1707 domain-containing protein: MPDDISNRARPADASTAPLPISQMPASASRVAASAIEAARERTIRVLTDRFADDTLSIDQFEALLDRMYKASTVSELDGLLSEVESRPMHRVAVTPSYAEPAATRRVLSIMSNTERSGRWAMPRQLEVRSLMSSIVLDLRETPLPAGVCEIDLLAVMANLEVLVPPGVVVEDLALGVMANVENRTFDDPDAPIDAPRIRITGTAIMANVEIRTAPAGLPFRDAWKEARRMWRRRRRGEI, encoded by the coding sequence ATGCCTGACGATATATCGAACCGCGCCCGGCCGGCCGACGCCTCGACGGCGCCGCTGCCCATCTCGCAGATGCCGGCCTCCGCCTCCCGGGTGGCGGCGAGCGCGATCGAGGCGGCGCGCGAGCGGACGATCCGGGTGCTCACCGACCGCTTCGCCGACGACACGCTGTCCATCGACCAGTTCGAGGCGCTGCTCGACCGGATGTACAAGGCGAGCACGGTATCGGAGCTCGACGGGCTGCTGAGCGAGGTCGAGTCGCGTCCGATGCACCGCGTCGCCGTCACGCCGTCGTACGCCGAGCCCGCGGCGACGCGGCGCGTGCTCTCGATCATGAGCAACACCGAGCGCAGCGGCCGGTGGGCGATGCCGCGTCAGCTCGAGGTACGCTCGCTCATGAGCTCCATCGTGCTCGATCTGCGCGAGACGCCGCTCCCCGCCGGCGTGTGCGAGATCGACCTGCTCGCCGTGATGGCGAACCTCGAGGTCCTCGTGCCCCCCGGCGTCGTCGTCGAGGACCTCGCGCTCGGCGTCATGGCGAACGTCGAGAATCGGACGTTCGACGATCCCGACGCGCCCATCGACGCCCCGCGCATCCGCATCACGGGCACCGCGATCATGGCGAACGTCGAGATCCGCACGGCGCCCGCCGGGCTGCCGTTCCGCGACGCATGGAAGGAGGCGCGCCGCATGTGGCGGCGGCGCCGGCGCGGCGAGATCTAG
- a CDS encoding inorganic diphosphatase: MNAWHDLPPGPHPPDQVTAIIEIPAKSRNKYELDKETGLLRLDRVLYSAVHYPGDYGFIPRTLHEDGDPMDILVRIQEPTFPGCQIDARPIGVLRMLDKGEPDDKILAVPCHDPLHQEYFDIADLPAHFLKEVEHFFHIYKDLEGKRVEIIGWEKSESALRLINESMERYEAKYGAASTIR; this comes from the coding sequence ATCAACGCTTGGCACGACCTCCCGCCCGGACCGCATCCGCCTGACCAGGTCACGGCGATCATCGAGATCCCGGCGAAGAGCCGCAACAAGTACGAGCTGGACAAGGAGACCGGCCTGCTCCGGCTCGACCGCGTGCTCTACTCCGCCGTGCACTATCCCGGCGACTACGGGTTCATCCCGCGCACGCTGCACGAGGACGGCGACCCGATGGACATCCTGGTGCGGATACAGGAGCCCACGTTCCCCGGCTGTCAGATCGACGCGCGGCCGATCGGCGTGCTGCGCATGCTCGACAAGGGGGAGCCGGACGACAAGATCCTCGCCGTGCCGTGCCACGATCCGCTGCACCAGGAGTACTTCGACATCGCGGATCTGCCGGCGCACTTCCTCAAGGAAGTAGAGCACTTCTTCCACATCTACAAGGACCTCGAGGGCAAGCGCGTCGAGATCATCGGATGGGAGAAGAGCGAGTCGGCGCTGCGACTGATCAACGAGTCGATGGAGCGCTACGAGGCGAAGTACGGCGCGGCGTCGACGATCCGTTAG
- the ccsA gene encoding cytochrome c biogenesis protein CcsA: MTQPATALPTMPRTAPTTRDGPDFLLGVAVVAVAAALVRAIVFTPIEATQGPAQKIFYVHVPSAFIALYLCFALLAVTSALYLWLREERLDRVAESAAEVGLTFMTVTLLTGPLWGKPIWGTWWTWDARLTLTLFTWLIVLGYLTLRNAIEDRGQRARYSAVLGVLAGLLVPFIHLSVYLFRTLHPQPILLKPSAPSLPPEQLTTFLFSFGAFFLLFVALLRARYRYAVDRDRLAELRGGED; this comes from the coding sequence ATGACGCAGCCCGCAACCGCTCTTCCCACCATGCCGCGCACCGCGCCCACCACGCGCGACGGCCCCGACTTCCTGCTCGGCGTCGCCGTCGTCGCCGTCGCGGCGGCGCTCGTGCGCGCCATCGTGTTCACGCCGATCGAGGCGACGCAGGGGCCGGCGCAGAAGATCTTCTACGTGCACGTGCCGTCGGCGTTCATCGCGCTGTACCTGTGCTTCGCGCTGCTCGCCGTGACGAGCGCGCTCTACCTGTGGCTGCGCGAGGAGCGGCTGGACCGCGTCGCGGAGAGCGCGGCGGAGGTGGGGCTCACGTTCATGACCGTGACGCTGCTCACCGGGCCGCTGTGGGGGAAGCCGATCTGGGGCACGTGGTGGACGTGGGACGCGCGCCTCACGCTGACGCTGTTCACGTGGCTCATCGTGCTCGGCTACCTGACGCTGCGCAACGCGATCGAGGATCGCGGCCAGCGCGCGCGATACTCCGCCGTGCTCGGCGTGCTCGCCGGGCTGCTGGTGCCGTTCATCCACCTCAGCGTGTACCTGTTCCGCACGCTGCACCCGCAGCCGATCCTGCTGAAGCCGAGCGCGCCGTCGCTGCCGCCGGAGCAGCTGACGACGTTCCTGTTCTCGTTCGGCGCATTCTTCCTCCTGTTCGTGGCGCTGCTGCGCGCGCGCTACCGCTACGCGGTGGATCGGGACCGCCTGGCCGAGCTGCGCGGGGGAGAGGACTGA
- a CDS encoding heme exporter protein CcmB, with the protein MSFLGTAWLVARKDLTIEFRTRSAFFAAIVFALLAVAVFHFSWDPTAVSAIDLAPGVLWVIFTFAGLLGLHRSFGVEEADRAIDGLLASPVGREALFAGKALANVVFVGAVQLVTIPAVALFYDLPLLHGATLPGLAIVAALATLGLVAVGTLFSAMTVNTRLAELLLPMLALPFFVPIVVPAALSTARLLAGRPLGEIQGYLQMLAAFDIVFVTACTLAFPYTLEE; encoded by the coding sequence GTGAGCTTTCTCGGCACCGCGTGGCTCGTGGCGCGCAAGGACCTCACGATCGAGTTCCGCACCCGCAGCGCGTTCTTCGCGGCGATCGTGTTCGCGCTGCTCGCCGTCGCGGTGTTCCACTTCTCGTGGGATCCCACGGCGGTGTCGGCGATCGACCTGGCGCCCGGCGTGCTGTGGGTCATCTTCACGTTCGCGGGGCTGCTCGGCCTGCACCGCTCGTTCGGCGTCGAGGAAGCCGATCGCGCCATCGACGGCCTGCTGGCTTCCCCAGTCGGGAGAGAGGCGCTGTTCGCCGGCAAGGCGCTCGCGAACGTGGTGTTCGTCGGCGCCGTGCAGCTCGTGACGATCCCCGCGGTGGCGCTGTTCTACGACCTGCCGCTGCTGCACGGCGCGACGCTGCCGGGGCTCGCGATCGTCGCCGCGCTCGCGACGCTCGGCCTCGTGGCGGTGGGGACGCTGTTCAGCGCGATGACCGTGAACACGCGGCTGGCGGAGCTGCTGCTGCCGATGCTGGCGCTGCCGTTCTTCGTGCCGATCGTCGTCCCGGCGGCGCTCAGCACCGCGCGGCTGCTCGCCGGCCGGCCGCTCGGCGAGATCCAGGGCTATCTTCAGATGCTCGCCGCGTTCGACATCGTCTTCGTGACCGCGTGCACGCTGGCGTTCCCGTACACGCTCGAGGAGTGA
- a CDS encoding ABC transporter ATP-binding protein: protein MTAAPEAVPESERAAAVATPVVEAVGLTRAFGAGRRAVDDVSFALGGGECLALFGPNGAGKTTLLRMLAGLLRPTRGTARIGGVSLDRDAAPAVRARVGLISHHSLLYAALSARENVEFAARLYGVPDPARAAMASLERMRVADRANTPVRRLSRGLQQRVSIARAMVHQPSIVLLDEPFTGLDEVGARARSPTPSAR from the coding sequence ATGACCGCCGCGCCGGAAGCCGTCCCCGAGAGCGAACGCGCCGCCGCCGTCGCCACGCCCGTCGTGGAGGCGGTGGGGCTCACGCGCGCGTTCGGCGCCGGTCGGCGCGCGGTGGACGACGTGAGCTTCGCGCTCGGCGGCGGCGAATGTCTCGCGCTGTTCGGGCCGAACGGGGCGGGGAAGACGACGCTGCTGCGCATGCTCGCGGGGCTGCTGCGCCCCACGCGCGGCACCGCGCGCATCGGCGGGGTGTCGTTGGACCGCGACGCGGCGCCGGCGGTGCGGGCGCGCGTGGGGCTCATCTCGCACCACAGCCTTCTCTACGCCGCGCTCAGTGCGCGCGAGAACGTGGAGTTCGCGGCGCGGCTCTACGGCGTGCCCGATCCGGCGCGCGCCGCGATGGCGTCGCTCGAGCGCATGCGCGTGGCCGACCGCGCGAACACGCCGGTACGTCGACTCAGTCGCGGGCTGCAGCAGCGCGTCTCCATCGCGCGGGCGATGGTGCACCAGCCCAGCATCGTGCTGCTCGACGAGCCGTTCACGGGGCTCGACGAGGTCGGCGCGCGCGCGCGCTCACCGACGCCATCGGCGCGCTGA
- a CDS encoding DUF3592 domain-containing protein — MPFFVLCAVLVLGPSLWLDANGHVSRARVERKREDVRIASDGAWTRAFLLDVAPAGETSPITPTVSVDEARYDRLRVGDTVRVRTVACCPIFARLADRSTLDWMRDLAPMVLHGGRWVIWLVGGIAVLAFAGRRGTAFLLAAAVAWGVAALALDRATPGPLPNDGPLRAAARVHAVRTVEYALSTSRRDDFELPQPYDVAELAFVPAPGADTVVAVDAVDDGTMPQLVMGGTVPVRFDPARPRAATIDGGDRSYVDRNRPLFIAIVGGVFALATLIGLILTRKQPRRRRR; from the coding sequence ATGCCCTTCTTCGTGCTATGCGCGGTGCTCGTGCTCGGACCGTCGCTCTGGCTCGACGCGAACGGGCACGTGTCGCGCGCGCGCGTGGAGCGGAAGCGCGAGGACGTCCGCATCGCCTCCGACGGCGCCTGGACCCGCGCGTTCCTGCTCGACGTCGCCCCCGCTGGCGAGACGTCGCCGATCACGCCGACGGTGAGCGTCGACGAGGCGCGCTACGACCGGCTGCGCGTCGGCGACACGGTGCGCGTCCGCACCGTCGCGTGCTGCCCGATCTTCGCGCGGCTCGCCGATCGCAGCACGCTGGACTGGATGCGCGACCTCGCACCGATGGTGCTGCACGGCGGGCGCTGGGTGATCTGGCTCGTCGGCGGCATCGCGGTCCTCGCGTTCGCCGGCCGGCGCGGCACGGCCTTCCTGCTCGCGGCGGCCGTCGCATGGGGCGTCGCCGCGCTCGCGCTGGACCGCGCGACGCCGGGCCCGCTGCCTAACGACGGGCCGCTGCGGGCCGCGGCGCGCGTGCACGCCGTGCGCACGGTGGAGTACGCGCTGTCGACGAGCCGGCGCGACGACTTCGAGCTCCCGCAGCCGTACGACGTCGCGGAGCTCGCGTTCGTCCCCGCCCCCGGCGCCGACACGGTCGTCGCCGTTGACGCCGTGGACGACGGCACCATGCCGCAGCTCGTCATGGGCGGCACGGTGCCGGTGCGCTTCGACCCCGCTCGGCCGCGCGCCGCGACCATCGACGGCGGCGACCGGAGCTACGTCGACCGCAATCGTCCGCTGTTCATCGCGATCGTCGGCGGGGTGTTCGCGCTGGCGACGCTCATCGGGCTGATCCTCACCCGCAAGCAGCCGCGGCGCCGCCGGCGCTGA
- a CDS encoding MFS transporter, which translates to MFEWYDFYLYGSLAAIISKQFFSGVNPTAAFIFALLAFAAGFAVRPFGALIFGRLGDLVGRKYTFLVTILIMGVSTFLVGVLPGYASIGVAAPVTLISLRLLQGLALGGEYGGAATYVAEHAPNGKRGQYTAWIQTTATLGLFLSLLVILGCRLALGTEAFEAWGWRIPFLVSLVLLGVSVWIRLRLNESPVFQAMKAEGKHSKQPLRDSFGRWPNLRVVLLALFGLVMGQAVVWYAGQFYALFFLTQSLKVDGQTANLMMAAALLLGTPFFIVFGSLSDRIGRKPIILGGCLLAALTYFPLFRALTHYANPALEAAQQRAPVTVTADPASCSVQFDPVGKSKFTSPCDVAKTALVKAGVPYHNAAEFDAPPAVHVGGAVIPSYDAAAPDAKARGAAFDSTLGATLKAAGYPAKADPARTNRGMVVAILFVLVLYVTMVYGPIAAMLVEMFPTRIRYTSMSLPYHIGNGWFGGFLPTTAFAIVAATGDMYSGLWYPIVIAAVTFVVGALFVRETKDVDLRA; encoded by the coding sequence ATGTTCGAGTGGTACGACTTCTACCTGTACGGATCGCTCGCGGCGATCATCTCGAAGCAGTTCTTCTCCGGCGTGAACCCGACGGCGGCGTTCATCTTCGCGCTGCTCGCGTTCGCCGCGGGGTTCGCGGTGCGGCCGTTCGGCGCGCTGATCTTCGGGCGGCTGGGAGATCTCGTGGGGCGGAAGTACACGTTCCTCGTCACGATCCTCATCATGGGCGTGTCGACGTTCCTCGTCGGCGTGCTGCCGGGGTACGCGTCGATCGGCGTGGCGGCCCCGGTGACGCTGATCTCCCTGCGCCTGCTGCAGGGGCTCGCGCTCGGCGGCGAGTATGGTGGGGCGGCGACCTACGTCGCGGAGCACGCGCCGAACGGCAAACGCGGGCAGTACACGGCGTGGATCCAGACGACGGCGACGCTCGGGCTCTTTCTCTCGCTGCTCGTGATCCTCGGCTGCCGCCTCGCGCTCGGCACCGAGGCGTTCGAGGCGTGGGGCTGGCGCATCCCGTTCCTCGTGTCGCTCGTGCTCCTGGGCGTGTCGGTGTGGATCCGCCTGCGGCTGAACGAGAGCCCGGTGTTCCAGGCCATGAAGGCCGAGGGCAAGCACTCGAAGCAGCCGCTGCGCGACTCGTTCGGCCGCTGGCCGAACCTGCGCGTCGTGCTGCTCGCGCTGTTCGGCCTCGTGATGGGGCAGGCGGTGGTGTGGTACGCGGGGCAGTTCTACGCGCTGTTCTTCCTCACGCAGTCGCTCAAGGTGGACGGGCAGACGGCGAACCTCATGATGGCGGCGGCGCTGCTGTTAGGCACTCCGTTCTTCATCGTGTTCGGCTCGCTGTCCGACCGCATCGGCCGCAAGCCGATCATCCTCGGCGGGTGCCTGCTCGCGGCGCTCACGTACTTCCCGCTGTTCCGCGCGCTCACGCACTACGCGAACCCCGCGCTGGAGGCGGCGCAGCAGCGCGCGCCGGTGACGGTGACCGCGGATCCCGCGTCGTGCTCGGTGCAGTTCGATCCCGTGGGGAAGAGCAAGTTCACGTCGCCGTGCGACGTCGCGAAGACGGCGCTCGTGAAGGCGGGCGTGCCGTACCACAACGCGGCGGAGTTCGACGCGCCGCCCGCCGTGCACGTCGGCGGGGCGGTGATCCCGTCGTACGACGCCGCGGCGCCGGACGCGAAGGCGCGCGGCGCGGCGTTCGACTCCACGCTCGGCGCCACGCTGAAGGCGGCGGGCTACCCCGCGAAGGCGGATCCGGCGCGCACGAACCGCGGCATGGTGGTCGCCATCCTGTTCGTGCTCGTGCTGTACGTGACGATGGTGTACGGCCCGATCGCGGCGATGCTCGTGGAGATGTTCCCGACGCGCATCCGCTACACGTCGATGTCGCTGCCGTATCACATCGGCAACGGGTGGTTCGGCGGCTTCCTGCCGACGACGGCGTTCGCGATCGTGGCGGCGACGGGCGACATGTACTCGGGGCTGTGGTACCCGATCGTGATCGCCGCCGTGACGTTCGTGGTCGGCGCGCTGTTCGTGCGCGAGACGAAGGACGTGGATCTGCGGGCGTGA
- the acs gene encoding acetate--CoA ligase: protein MSDLDVLLQEDRSFPPPPQFSAQAHTAGADIYRDAARDPDAFWARMARELTWIEPFTRVLDWKPPHAQWFADGTLNASANCLDRHVDGPRRNKAAIVWEGEPGDRRTLTYWDLYREVNLFAKVLDRLGVKKGDRVAIYLPMIPEAVVAMLGCARVGAVHSVVFGGFSPESLRDRINDSRCKLLITADRGYRRGQVVPLKRNADRALEETPSIENVIVVRRRPGAEGDLAFPEIVEGRDHWWHRLMHDAEHDGESFVREPEAMNAEDLLYILYTSGTTGKPKGIVHTTGGYMTGVAATTKYVFDLKDEDVYWCTADIGWVTGHSYIVYGPLAVGATCVVYEGAPDWPDKDRFWQICERYGVTIFYTAPTAIRAFMKWGTEFPARRDLSRLRLLGSVGEPINPEAWMWYHEHIGGGRCPIVDTWWQTETGAIMITPLPGVTATKPGSATVPFPGVSAALLDSLGKEIPEGGGLLALTRPWPSMLRTIWGDDDRYVQTYFSKWEGRPDLYFPGDGAKRDADGYYWILGRVDDVLNVAGHRIGTMEVESALVDHPAVAEAAVVGKVHELKGQAIAAFVTLRSGHQPSGELRDELREHVAEKIGAIARPDDILFSADLPKTRSGKIMRRLLRDIAEGRALGDTTTLADPGVVASLKEQYEHQES from the coding sequence ATGAGCGACCTCGACGTCCTGCTCCAGGAAGACCGCAGCTTCCCGCCGCCGCCACAGTTCAGCGCCCAGGCCCACACCGCCGGCGCCGACATCTATCGGGACGCCGCGCGGGACCCCGACGCATTCTGGGCCCGCATGGCCCGCGAGCTGACGTGGATCGAGCCGTTCACGCGCGTCCTCGACTGGAAGCCGCCGCACGCGCAGTGGTTCGCCGACGGCACGCTGAACGCGAGCGCGAACTGCCTCGATCGGCACGTCGACGGGCCGCGGCGCAACAAGGCGGCCATCGTGTGGGAGGGAGAGCCCGGCGACCGGCGCACGCTCACCTACTGGGACCTGTACCGCGAGGTGAACCTCTTCGCGAAGGTCCTCGACCGGCTCGGCGTGAAGAAGGGCGACCGCGTCGCGATCTACCTCCCGATGATCCCCGAGGCGGTCGTCGCGATGCTCGGCTGCGCGCGCGTCGGCGCCGTGCACTCCGTGGTGTTCGGCGGCTTCTCGCCCGAGTCGCTGCGCGACCGCATCAACGACTCGCGGTGCAAGCTGCTCATCACCGCCGACCGCGGGTACCGGCGCGGCCAGGTCGTGCCGCTCAAGCGCAACGCCGACCGCGCGCTCGAGGAGACGCCGTCGATCGAGAACGTCATCGTCGTTAGGCGGCGGCCCGGCGCGGAGGGCGACCTCGCGTTCCCCGAGATCGTCGAGGGGCGCGACCACTGGTGGCACCGCCTCATGCACGACGCGGAGCACGACGGCGAGTCGTTCGTCCGCGAGCCCGAGGCGATGAACGCGGAGGACCTGCTCTACATCCTCTACACCTCCGGCACGACGGGGAAGCCGAAGGGGATCGTGCACACGACCGGCGGCTACATGACCGGGGTCGCGGCGACCACGAAGTACGTGTTCGACCTGAAGGACGAGGACGTGTACTGGTGCACTGCCGACATCGGGTGGGTGACGGGACACAGCTACATCGTCTACGGGCCGCTCGCCGTCGGCGCCACGTGCGTCGTCTACGAGGGCGCGCCCGACTGGCCGGACAAGGACCGCTTCTGGCAGATCTGCGAGCGCTACGGCGTGACCATCTTCTACACCGCGCCGACGGCGATCCGCGCGTTCATGAAGTGGGGCACCGAGTTCCCGGCGCGCCGCGACCTGTCGCGTCTGCGACTGTTAGGCAGCGTCGGCGAGCCGATCAACCCCGAAGCATGGATGTGGTACCACGAGCACATCGGCGGCGGCCGGTGCCCGATCGTGGACACGTGGTGGCAGACGGAGACGGGGGCGATCATGATCACGCCGCTCCCCGGCGTCACCGCGACGAAGCCCGGATCCGCCACCGTCCCGTTCCCCGGCGTCTCGGCCGCGCTCCTCGATTCGTTAGGCAAGGAGATCCCCGAGGGGGGCGGGCTTCTCGCGCTCACCCGCCCCTGGCCGTCGATGCTGCGCACCATCTGGGGCGACGACGACCGCTACGTGCAGACGTACTTCTCGAAGTGGGAGGGGCGCCCGGATCTCTACTTCCCCGGCGACGGCGCGAAGCGCGACGCCGACGGCTACTACTGGATCCTCGGCCGCGTCGACGACGTGCTGAACGTCGCGGGGCACCGCATCGGCACCATGGAGGTCGAGAGCGCGCTCGTCGACCATCCCGCGGTCGCCGAGGCCGCCGTCGTCGGCAAGGTGCACGAGCTGAAGGGACAGGCGATCGCCGCGTTCGTCACGCTCCGCTCCGGCCACCAGCCGAGCGGCGAGCTGCGCGACGAGCTGCGCGAGCACGTCGCCGAGAAGATCGGCGCCATCGCGCGGCCGGACGACATCCTGTTCTCCGCGGACTTGCCGAAGACGCGCTCCGGCAAGATCATGCGCCGCCTGCTCCGCGACATCGCCGAGGGCCGCGCGCTCGGCGACACCACGACGCTCGCCGATCCCGGCGTCGTCGCGAGCCTGAAGGAGCAGTACGAACACCAGGAGTCGTGA